In Ananas comosus cultivar F153 linkage group 7, ASM154086v1, whole genome shotgun sequence, the sequence CTTTTCAAACAGTGGAAAATGTTAATCATCGTGTTTTAGTGAACGCATAAAGAAAATCAACAAATGCTCTTATCCATATCTAGCAAGGTGACACATAAATAAATTAGCAAAACGATACAGCAAGCCTGAGAATGTTGAAACagaatgaataaaatattatagggATAAACGAGCTTAGTAGTGCTAATGCAAGATGAAACCATGGTAACCCAATAATGTACCAACAACAACAGATGAACAATGGATAACTGCAAATGACTCAACTAGATTCaagataacaaaaataaatcaaGTTAAAGAAGATAAGAAAAAGTACTTCAGTAAAATACATGAAAAGAAAGATTTTCTATTTCTGAGAAGCAGACAACGCTCATGTATCACAGAAAGAGCAGAAAAGTTAAGATGACAGTAAAAACGACTTTTTCAGAACAAAAGCAAAATTTGAAAATGGAGGATAAGCGCTCAACTACCTATTAGGACATGGCCTTATCTAGAATGGATTTGAACAGGCCATATTAGTTTaactccaaaaatccaactttacTGAGAGGGAAATAATCAAATGCATATCAGAAATTTCTCAAGGAAGCAAAATCTCCATCTCTTAAACTTAGTGTTCAGAAATGAAGTATAAAAGAAATGTGTAAAATAAAGTATGATAAAAGAGGGGAAAACATCAGCTCCATCTGTATTTCTATCAATACTGCATCCATATCGTTTTCCAATTTAATACAAAAAGCAAATTGCTTTTTGTGAGAGTATGGTTCTACCTTTTTCATAGAATTCAAACGAGATTGGAGGTGAAGAATATATTCTTTCACTTCAGGAGTTATGCCTCCTAGTTCTTCAATGCCCATATTATCACACAACTGCTCTTCATTACTTTCGGTGCCATATAGCATATCTTCGTCCCCAGAAAAACTGAACGTTGTAGGAATCCGATCAACAAAGGCTCGATGACTATTATCTTCTGTACTTTCTGTTTCCTGCTGTTCAGTATCTTCTTCAAAAAGTTCTAGGTTTCTTTCAAATGATAGCCTATATTCGGCATTGCGGAGGGTATACCTGCAAAGTACAGATAAAGTATatttgagctcctatacttttcaGGAAATACTAcaagaataaaagaaagaggAGGGCGAAGTTCTGTTTGTATCAATAGAATACAGAAATAAACCGACAGAAAGTACAGAAAAGTTGCAATAAGGAACATGACGTTTGGCACCTCTCAGCTAATTCCTAAGCTTTACAGAATTACGAGGCTATCAGTAGGGAGAATAGCATTGGACGAGTTTACAAAACCGTTTGAAAAGTTCATAGTTTCAAAACAAATCATTTTGATATGCATTTCGATGGATCTCCACCCCCTAACAGGGTTTCTGTTTATGCAAACACCTTTCTTTACGCCTTACTTGATCTATAAGGACTCACATTACAGGTACTGAGACAACAGCATCATATGACATAGCAAATACTCTTAAGGAATTGATCATTGGTTTCATTTAAGAGAGAAACCAAGAATTTAAGCAGAGTGGAAAATCACTTTAATGTCTTTGATAAACACTGGAAGAAACAGTCCAAATCCTCAACTTCGTCCGCCCCAAGGATAAATAACTTATCCttataataaatattgaacTTATCTGGGTGGTTTTGTTTAGTATTAGATCCTCCTGACCCCATAACTGACTGATGAATTACATAAAAAAGTAACATTAAtctccattaaaaaaaaatggcattAGTATATTACTCTATCCAGCTTCCTTGAACTTCTGAGCATTTAAAGCTCTCAATACTATTTGCATATCACAAGGGACAGAAATCCAATTAAAGATCTACCACTAACAAAGGTTCGTCTTTTTGTATACTATCTAaactaaaattcatattcattGTTGGAGAAGCATACCCAGTCGTCATCGAAGATACCAATAACTTGAAGAGGGGCTCCCAAAAGGCTTCTACCAGGACATGAAACTGATCAGACGGCAGTAAACCCAGCATACCCGAGATGGTCCTTTTCATCGCATCAATTGTCTCAGCTGGTACGTCCTTTTGGATGATGCTCACATCCAAAGGCTCTATATCTTGAATCAAATTCAAGAGAATCGACTTCTACTAGCAAAAAAATGACAAAAGCTTTGAGAAATTAACATGTAATAAGAAATTAACATGCGTTACAGTACAATGTAGAAATTAACTGGATGATGGGATCAATACAAAGATATGCATGTATATAGTGCAAACAGGGAATTCTCCACTTGTGTGTAGTAAATGCCAAATTAGGATCACTACAACAAGATTAAAAAAACTGCAGCTGAATAGCTTAAAATTTAGATAGTCCTAACTCCTAAGGCCTTACTCTTTTGGCTCTAGGAGCGTAGAGGCTAATAAGATGGTCTCTATAGTTCTTTTAACCGTATAAAAGGGCTCAATTGTCTGTTTTACTTACTGCCCCAGAAATCCTCTGGCATGCCACGCAAATTCTCTGTTTTACTTACTGCCCCAGAAATCCTTTGGCATTCataagaaagagaaggaaaaacaaGACAGACAGCTGCTTGCATCTGAGTagctaaatattttgttaaccAAGAGAAACTTTTTGAGGACATGGCAAGGGCAGTTCGGTGAACTTGCTAGTTCACAAGCCTCTCAAAATATGCATTAAGTAGTACAGTTAATGCATGCAGCCACAGGGGCACCTATACTATACATATCTAAGAGAAAGCACTCTACTTGATAACAAGTTTTCCTGCCCAATTTGACAACCTAAGCGACAATTAGCATTCAAAAAGTACAAAACCGGCCTCCGAGAAGTATCGAGCATGAAGAGTTCATCAAAATTACATCTAAAAGTTACAAATAGGATTATAAGCTGCTTCTCCCAAGTCTCGATTTAGCATCACAATCCACAACCGGCATTAAATTCTTCCGAGTAGGGGAAATTAAGACACAGTAAGATCCAATTAGGAGAGTATTTCGCATCTAAATCAGATTAATTCCCGAGAAATTTGGGAACCCTAAGTGAAAACAGTGCCAGAAAACGAAGGCGGGGAATCCGAAGGGAGGAATTGCTAGCGCTCACCTTGGAGGAGCCGCGAGGGGAGTCGCCCTCGGAATCGAGCTcgtcgaaggaggaggaggaggcggcggcgacgacgatgGCGGCTGCGGAGGAGGCGAGGCGAGGGGGTTTCGACGAACGGAGCAGAGGAAGGGGAGGGTGCGCCGAGCGCGAGGAAAGCGACGAAGGGGGGAGGAGACGACGAGGTCGAAGGAGGAGCAGAGCCCGCGGGGAGAAAACGGCGACGCTCGGCATACCCGTCGCCGACTTCGCCCTCTCCCCCTTCTCCCCCTTCCTCTACGCCGTGTTCACCACTCTTGCTGTTGTGAAAAAACTGGTGGGTGAGGTGCTATTGCTAAGGTGGAGGTGCCGGGGAAGGCTTGGGGCCCGCATAAAATGTTCGGTGGGATTAAAATCCAGGTCGGAGGCTCACCCGTTGCCACGTCAGAGGATTCGGGGCCCACCTTGTGACCGGCGCGAGCAGCCACCAGTTTTGTTGGACGGTTCTCTGCTCCCGCTGATGATCATCATCAGACGTCCGTTTTTGTGGGCCCCGCTTTCTCTTGGATATCTAACGAGTAACGGCCGTGCATCTGCGTAGCAatttggataaacttcaaatatctttcatataattttatatttttttattttaatattttataatttaaaatatattaatttattattttatatttttatttgttttattttgtcgACTATTTCATTAgctttttattaaatcatatataaaaaaattttagatactcatttataatttattaaatattcactttaatactccttaattttaactttgttactggtttaataaaaaaaattagtgaaggaataacaaaaattaaaaaaaaaatcacataatacgaaagtgatatactt encodes:
- the LOC109713027 gene encoding uncharacterized protein LOC109713027; the protein is MPSVAVFSPRALLLLRPRRLLPPSSLSSRSAHPPLPLLRSSKPPRLASSAAAIVVAAASSSSFDELDSEGDSPRGSSKKSILLNLIQDIEPLDVSIIQKDVPAETIDAMKRTISGMLGLLPSDQFHVLVEAFWEPLFKLLVSSMTTGYTLRNAEYRLSFERNLELFEEDTEQQETESTEDNSHRAFVDRIPTTFSFSGDEDMLYGTESNEEQLCDNMGIEELGGITPEVKEYILHLQSRLNSMKKELHEVKRKNSALQMQQFVGEEKNDLLDYLRSLKPEKVAELSEPTCSGVQEAMHSIAHGLLATLSPKMHSKAPTPSENATGGTLNFGKDDYAELVENTSLHFQPLISVPRDYLARLLFWCMLLGHYLRGMEYRLELMQLLSISTDAGSGSHDSDYIV